From a single Methanofollis sp. W23 genomic region:
- a CDS encoding diphthine--ammonia ligase, whose protein sequence is MTWAALTSGGKDSVLAVQRAIDAGIEVSALVTVRPENPHSYMFHSANLDAVQVMAEVAGMEYHEIPSAGRKEEEIFEMEEGLAALGLDGIVTGAVASTYQRARLEAIAGRLGMRLSAPLWHMDYADLLRDVAAQFDAIIVVCAAEGLTEEFLGAHIDDAMVERLLALEQRYRINPAGEGGEYESLTLDAPFFSRPITYKSAERHSVGDRHELVLKGFA, encoded by the coding sequence ATGACATGGGCAGCACTGACATCTGGCGGCAAGGACTCGGTCCTTGCCGTGCAGCGGGCGATCGACGCCGGGATCGAGGTCTCGGCCCTGGTGACGGTCAGGCCTGAGAACCCGCATTCATATATGTTCCACTCGGCCAACCTGGACGCCGTGCAGGTGATGGCCGAGGTCGCCGGGATGGAATATCACGAGATCCCGTCGGCCGGCAGGAAGGAAGAAGAGATCTTCGAGATGGAAGAAGGGCTCGCGGCCCTCGGGCTCGACGGGATCGTCACCGGGGCGGTGGCCTCGACCTACCAGCGTGCGCGCCTGGAGGCGATCGCGGGCAGGCTCGGGATGCGCCTCTCTGCCCCGCTCTGGCATATGGACTATGCCGACCTCCTGCGTGATGTGGCGGCTCAATTTGATGCGATCATCGTCGTCTGTGCTGCCGAAGGCCTGACCGAGGAGTTTCTTGGGGCGCATATCGACGATGCGATGGTGGAACGTCTCCTTGCCCTTGAACAGCGCTACCGGATCAACCCGGCGGGCGAGGGGGGTGAATACGAGAGCCTCACCCTCGATGCCCCGTTCTTTTCCAGGCCGATCACCTACAAGTCGGCCGAGCGGCACTCGGTCGGCGACCGGCATGAACTGGTTCTCAAGGGATTCGCATGA
- a CDS encoding DUF2070 family protein gives MNGRAEASDVRMAGLSRYIFTAPSWPRSLGIIIALGLLIDAVSLRAGETYPFFGTLAFTIPAVLATFLTKPLLMERGKVITWNRSALLAAAGTVFAVIVTLFSVILGQSELLPLAFAIAMGLVFGVRLLVIAAIADYRLTHVVMPALPQSAFGVVFATLSFGQEFLLLGVVLHLVFGFGCVLFVWFVERPLNKGFHISAFNFINTFIEHMTDGSKSMEDFFREIGEEVSVPQVSLAFRRGDRRDIIFTVPNVHPGPMGEIGGGNLTRAVYEAFPEEVMTAHGCSTHDFNLVSASESEKIISAVQDSLEDLPYSPCAGPSCRTRVGSVEVLAQPMGDALLMVSTRWPQKTEDVDFAIGMTVMAEAHRCFAHCAFVDAHNCMADVASPVHIASKEGSEYLATAEQCISDSAGGAVHPFRAGAARVSMPFSREEGIGDLGVQALVVETAGQRTGYVLFDGNNMVTDLRAAVFEAVGGLVDECEVMTSDSHVVNTVTGKNPLGLHVSPEVLATYAKQAVEEAVADLADAEVASASAACEDVLVFGSNRISELASTVNAMLVFIPPLSLAVLLVAFLLSVLAYVVIV, from the coding sequence ATGAACGGTCGGGCCGAGGCGAGCGACGTCAGGATGGCCGGGCTTTCCCGGTATATTTTCACGGCCCCGTCCTGGCCCAGGTCCCTTGGGATCATCATTGCTCTCGGCCTGCTCATCGATGCGGTGAGCCTGCGGGCTGGCGAGACGTATCCGTTCTTTGGAACCCTGGCCTTCACCATCCCGGCGGTGCTCGCGACTTTCCTCACAAAACCCCTCCTGATGGAGCGGGGCAAGGTGATCACCTGGAACCGTTCGGCCCTGCTGGCGGCGGCGGGCACGGTCTTTGCGGTGATCGTCACCCTCTTCTCGGTGATCCTCGGGCAGAGCGAACTCCTGCCCCTGGCCTTTGCCATTGCGATGGGGCTGGTCTTTGGGGTACGCCTGCTGGTCATCGCGGCCATCGCCGATTACCGTCTCACCCATGTGGTGATGCCGGCCCTGCCGCAGAGCGCCTTTGGCGTGGTCTTTGCCACGCTCTCGTTCGGGCAGGAGTTCCTGCTCCTGGGGGTGGTCCTCCACCTGGTCTTCGGGTTCGGGTGCGTGCTCTTTGTCTGGTTTGTGGAGCGGCCGCTGAACAAGGGCTTCCATATCAGCGCCTTCAACTTCATCAACACCTTCATCGAGCACATGACCGACGGCTCGAAGAGTATGGAGGACTTCTTCAGGGAGATCGGCGAGGAGGTCTCGGTCCCGCAGGTGAGTCTTGCCTTCCGCCGGGGGGACAGGCGCGACATCATCTTTACGGTCCCGAATGTCCATCCAGGTCCGATGGGCGAGATCGGCGGGGGGAACCTGACCCGTGCGGTCTACGAGGCCTTCCCTGAGGAGGTGATGACGGCCCACGGGTGTTCGACGCACGACTTCAACCTGGTCTCGGCCTCTGAGAGCGAGAAGATCATCTCGGCGGTGCAGGACTCGCTCGAAGATCTCCCCTACTCCCCGTGTGCAGGGCCGTCCTGCCGCACCCGTGTCGGGTCGGTGGAGGTGCTTGCGCAGCCGATGGGCGACGCCCTCCTGATGGTCTCGACGCGCTGGCCGCAGAAGACCGAGGACGTCGACTTCGCGATTGGGATGACGGTGATGGCCGAGGCGCACCGGTGTTTTGCGCATTGCGCCTTCGTCGATGCCCATAACTGCATGGCCGACGTCGCCTCGCCGGTCCATATCGCCTCAAAGGAGGGGAGCGAGTACCTCGCCACCGCGGAGCAGTGTATCTCTGACTCTGCCGGGGGGGCGGTGCACCCCTTCAGGGCCGGGGCGGCCCGTGTCTCCATGCCCTTCAGCCGCGAGGAGGGGATCGGTGACCTCGGGGTGCAGGCCCTGGTCGTCGAGACCGCGGGGCAACGGACGGGCTATGTCCTCTTCGACGGCAACAACATGGTCACCGACCTCCGGGCCGCGGTGTTCGAGGCAGTCGGCGGCCTGGTCGACGAATGCGAGGTGATGACCTCTGACTCGCATGTGGTCAACACTGTCACCGGCAAGAACCCGCTCGGGCTTCATGTAAGTCCTGAGGTTCTTGCGACCTATGCGAAGCAGGCGGTGGAGGAGGCGGTCGCCGACCTCGCCGATGCGGAGGTGGCTTCGGCCTCGGCCGCCTGCGAGGACGTCCTGGTCTTTGGTTCGAACCGGATCTCAGAACTCGCGAGCACGGTGAACGCCATGCTCGTCTTCATCCCCCCGCTCTCCCTCGCGGTGCTGCTGGTGGCGTTTCTGCTGTCGGTGCTCGCGTATGTGGTGATTGTTTAG
- a CDS encoding DUF4365 domain-containing protein: MQYEMRMEEFSYAYIHAVASVAGCGVDRPRVDHDSVDITIKRKGGNGKYRSPQIDAQIKCTGQQDLVDDNHIKFPLKIKNYNDLRDEFRSVPTILIVVFVPRNINHWLTQDEECLALSHCGYWVSLAGEPETNNTASKMVYVPRSQVFSVEELDAMMNRASNGEKI, translated from the coding sequence ATGCAGTACGAAATGCGGATGGAAGAGTTCAGCTACGCATACATTCATGCGGTGGCTTCAGTTGCAGGATGTGGTGTCGACAGACCAAGAGTTGACCATGATAGCGTCGACATAACGATAAAAAGGAAAGGAGGGAATGGAAAATATAGATCTCCACAAATTGACGCACAAATTAAATGTACTGGCCAACAAGATTTAGTTGATGACAATCATATCAAGTTCCCTTTAAAAATAAAAAATTACAACGATCTTCGAGACGAATTTCGATCAGTCCCTACGATTTTAATAGTCGTTTTTGTGCCGAGAAATATCAATCATTGGCTCACTCAAGATGAAGAATGTTTAGCATTATCCCATTGTGGCTACTGGGTGTCTCTTGCAGGGGAACCAGAAACCAATAATACTGCATCAAAGATGGTATATGTTCCAAGAAGTCAAGTTTTTTCAGTTGAAGAATTGGATGCGATGATGAACCGGGCGAGTAATGGAGAAAAGATATGA
- a CDS encoding zinc ribbon domain-containing protein, whose protein sequence is MYPPDWPARAGIINISSDDGTEPMQICPDCHAQCSDDANYCGECLAKLPDARRWMVDSKKILEFPETERQKISEHSQTGLNDEKFKSRLFLAIFGQAVDRSIPLPRTSVT, encoded by the coding sequence GTGTACCCGCCAGACTGGCCAGCCAGAGCAGGAATAATTAATATATCATCAGATGATGGGACGGAGCCTATGCAGATCTGTCCAGATTGCCATGCACAATGCTCTGATGATGCAAATTATTGTGGAGAATGCCTGGCAAAACTTCCCGACGCCAGAAGGTGGATGGTTGATTCCAAAAAAATACTGGAGTTTCCTGAGACAGAACGTCAAAAAATTTCTGAACATTCGCAGACGGGCCTGAACGATGAAAAATTCAAGAGCCGTCTCTTCCTCGCAATCTTCGGGCAGGCAGTAGACAGATCGATCCCCCTTCCTCGGACGAGCGTTACCTGA
- a CDS encoding copper-translocating P-type ATPase, protein MDHDHGHHGAGGGHQAALADFKRRFIVSTILTVPILLLSPTIQTLLGFSFDVPGAAYIVLVLATVVYLYGGYPFLVGIVDELKARMPGMMTLIAVAITVAYFYSAAVVFGVPGEGFFWELATLIDIMLLGHWIEMRSVLGASRALEELVRVMPQEAHRLGDGGVEEVTVEVLTVGDRVLVKPGEKVPIDGVVIEGESSVNEAMLTGESQPVRRRFGDPVIGGAINGEGSLVVEVEKVGADTYLSQVVDLVRRAQESRSRTQDLANRAAFYLVVIALSVGALTFVGWVYLVGDAGFAIERAATVMVITCPHALGLAVPLVIAVSTALAAQSGFLIRDRQAFERAKDIGAVVFDKTGTLTEGRFGVTDLLAFGDRDEEEVLRLAASLEVRSEHPIARGILREAEDRGLALEPAEEFRAVPGQGVEAVVAGRHLEVAGPEPLQTDPRVEALQRQGKTVVSLIEEGTPIGALALADIVRPESREAVARLKETGVQCMMLTGDNRFVAAWVAEDLGLDQFFAGVLPHEKAERIAEVKKNHVVAMVGDGINDAPALVSADVGIAIGAGTDVAVESADIVLVRNDPRDAAAIVNLSKNTYAKMVQNLFWATGYNAVAIPLAAGVASGYGLVLTPAAGAILMSASTVIVAVNAQLLRGSHSG, encoded by the coding sequence ATGGATCACGATCACGGCCACCACGGGGCAGGCGGCGGACACCAGGCGGCCCTCGCCGACTTCAAGCGCCGGTTCATCGTCTCGACCATCCTCACCGTCCCCATCCTCCTCCTCTCCCCGACCATCCAGACGCTCCTAGGGTTCAGCTTCGACGTCCCCGGCGCCGCCTACATCGTCCTCGTCCTCGCCACCGTCGTCTACCTCTACGGCGGCTACCCCTTCCTCGTTGGGATCGTCGACGAACTGAAGGCCAGGATGCCAGGGATGATGACGCTCATCGCCGTCGCGATCACGGTCGCCTATTTCTACAGCGCCGCGGTGGTCTTTGGTGTTCCAGGCGAGGGGTTCTTCTGGGAACTTGCCACCCTGATCGACATCATGCTCCTTGGCCACTGGATCGAGATGCGCTCGGTGCTCGGGGCGTCGCGGGCCCTCGAAGAACTCGTGCGGGTCATGCCCCAGGAGGCGCACCGCCTGGGGGACGGCGGCGTCGAGGAGGTGACGGTCGAGGTGCTTACCGTCGGGGACCGGGTGCTTGTGAAGCCGGGTGAGAAGGTTCCGATCGACGGCGTGGTTATCGAGGGGGAGAGCAGTGTCAACGAGGCGATGCTGACCGGCGAGTCGCAACCGGTGAGACGGCGGTTCGGCGACCCTGTCATCGGCGGGGCGATCAATGGCGAAGGCTCGCTCGTCGTCGAGGTGGAGAAGGTGGGTGCCGACACCTATCTCAGCCAGGTGGTCGACCTGGTGCGCCGGGCCCAGGAGAGCAGGTCGCGGACCCAGGACCTTGCGAACCGCGCCGCCTTCTATCTCGTCGTCATCGCCCTCTCGGTCGGGGCGCTGACTTTTGTCGGCTGGGTCTATCTTGTCGGCGACGCCGGGTTTGCGATCGAACGGGCGGCAACGGTGATGGTGATCACCTGCCCCCACGCCCTCGGGCTCGCCGTCCCGCTGGTGATCGCTGTCTCGACCGCCCTTGCGGCCCAGTCCGGGTTCTTGATCCGGGATCGTCAGGCCTTTGAGCGGGCAAAAGATATCGGGGCCGTGGTCTTTGACAAGACCGGGACGCTGACCGAGGGGCGGTTTGGGGTGACCGACCTCCTTGCCTTTGGGGACCGGGACGAAGAGGAGGTGCTGCGCCTTGCGGCCTCCCTTGAGGTCCGCTCAGAGCACCCGATCGCGAGAGGGATCCTGCGGGAGGCCGAGGACCGTGGCCTGGCTCTGGAACCCGCCGAAGAGTTCAGGGCGGTCCCTGGCCAGGGGGTGGAGGCGGTCGTCGCCGGGCGGCACCTGGAGGTGGCGGGCCCAGAACCCCTGCAGACCGACCCGAGGGTGGAGGCGCTACAGCGGCAGGGGAAGACCGTTGTCTCCCTCATCGAGGAGGGGACTCCCATCGGGGCCCTTGCCCTTGCCGACATCGTGCGCCCTGAGTCTCGCGAGGCGGTCGCCCGCCTCAAGGAGACGGGGGTCCAGTGCATGATGCTGACCGGCGACAACCGGTTCGTCGCTGCCTGGGTGGCAGAGGACCTGGGGCTGGATCAGTTCTTCGCCGGCGTCCTCCCTCATGAGAAGGCCGAAAGAATCGCGGAGGTCAAAAAGAACCACGTCGTCGCCATGGTCGGCGACGGGATCAACGACGCTCCGGCCCTTGTCTCCGCCGATGTGGGAATTGCGATCGGGGCTGGCACCGACGTTGCCGTCGAGAGTGCCGATATCGTGCTGGTCAGAAACGACCCCCGCGACGCCGCGGCAATCGTCAACCTTTCGAAGAATACCTACGCCAAGATGGTGCAGAACCTCTTCTGGGCCACCGGCTACAACGCCGTTGCCATCCCGCTCGCCGCCGGTGTGGCAAGTGGCTACGGACTCGTCCTCACCCCGGCGGCCGGAGCGATCCTGATGAGCGCGAGCACCGTCATCGTGGCGGTCAATGCCCAACTCCTCCGCGGGTCGCACTCAGGATAG